The following proteins come from a genomic window of Syngnathus acus chromosome 15, fSynAcu1.2, whole genome shotgun sequence:
- the si:ch73-52p7.1 gene encoding uncharacterized protein si:ch73-52p7.1, with amino-acid sequence MGSLGPPVPLLCVLLWVSAAPQRSDLHLAYVTHDSFYYYSCSQEPDACNQASLDACCCRDITMPSLRRLPAAPFSSPVFHMRHLTVWYTSPRNAARLLNNSEVLHLTLMDCGSGRRGESAALPLEGHFAVQHLERLSVIDFPQTPQRKMEPESDNDLHFDADRWRCRATVAQVQDIFLGRELGAAFHEQARLGVIHGSVLRGGAAGVKVYTVQTHIDSDGTMPFPDLRLPKLPETSVIYVSFVYKREQSED; translated from the coding sequence ATGGGCTCCCTGGGCCCCCCGGTGCCGCTCCTGTGCGTCCTGCTGTGGGTATCGGCGGCACCGCAGCGCTCGGACTTGCATTTGGCCTACGTGACGCACGACAGCTTCTACTACTACTCGTGCAGCCAAGAGCCGGACGCGTGCAACCAGGCCTCTCTGGACGCCTGCTGCTGCAGGGACATCACAATGCCAAGTCTACGACGCCTCCCGGCGGCGCCCTTCTCCTCGCCCGTCTTCCACATGCGGCACCTGACCGTGTGGTACACGTCGCCCCGGAACGCCGCCCGCCTGCTCAACAACTCGGAGGTGCTCCACCTCACGCTGATGGACTGCGGCAGCGGCAGGCGTGGGGAGAGCGCCGCCCTTCCTTTGGAGGGACACTTTGCGGTGCAGCACCTGGAGCGACTGAGCGTCATCGACTTCCCGCAAACACCCCAAAGAAAGATGGAGCCCGAAAGTGACAACGACCTCCATTTTGACGCCGACAGGTGGAGGTGTCGGGCCACGGTGGCGCAGGTGCAGGACATCTTCCTGGGGCGTGAGCTGGGGGCGGCGTTCCACGAGCAAGCCCGGTTGGGCGTCATCCACGGTTCAGTGCTGCGGGGCGGCGCCGCCGGCGTCAAAGTGTACACGGTGCAGACGCATATCGACAGCGATGGCACCATGCCCTTTCCCGACCTGCGCCTGCCCAAACTGCCGGAAACGTCCGTCATCTACGTCAGCTTTGTGTATAAGAGGGAGCAAAGCGAGGATTAA